Proteins co-encoded in one Flavobacteriaceae bacterium MAR_2009_75 genomic window:
- a CDS encoding type IX secretion system PorP/SprF family membrane protein, which yields MRKLIWTLLLFSSVIATRGQELNSPQLSQYLADNPFVLSPVYAGIGDHVKIRLNGLTQWVGIKDAPQTQSLAADMRLGEKSGIGVFLYNDKNGYTKQQGARVSFAHHLTLDRYDDEFLSFGISYNFNQFRIDIDEFIDANLDPGVINNRQTSNHNFDVGAMYRFGKFYFSANASNLLGKDPNNFTFDVDEPNELRNYYAYTGYRYRKNKNTNLEIEPSILFKMFESDGRSETDLNLKFRWYDFEDYYYTGVNYRFLNDQIGDPLYIAPFAGLKKSNFYFGYSYQIILNEIITYSTGTHVVTIGVDLFQGLSNCRCTY from the coding sequence ATGCGTAAATTAATTTGGACCTTGCTGCTCTTTTCGAGCGTCATAGCTACACGGGGCCAAGAGTTAAACTCTCCCCAGCTTTCACAATATTTAGCTGATAACCCATTTGTTCTTTCGCCGGTATATGCAGGTATTGGAGATCATGTAAAAATTAGGCTCAATGGTCTTACGCAATGGGTAGGTATCAAAGATGCACCACAGACGCAATCGTTAGCTGCAGATATGCGTTTAGGTGAAAAATCTGGTATTGGTGTCTTTCTATATAACGACAAAAACGGTTACACCAAACAACAAGGTGCTAGGGTATCTTTTGCCCATCATCTTACCTTAGATAGATATGATGACGAGTTCTTATCTTTTGGTATTTCTTACAACTTTAACCAGTTTAGAATAGATATAGACGAATTTATTGATGCTAATCTAGACCCTGGTGTTATCAACAATCGCCAAACCAGTAACCATAACTTTGATGTCGGTGCCATGTACCGTTTTGGTAAATTCTATTTTAGTGCAAATGCATCAAACCTTTTAGGTAAAGATCCCAACAATTTTACTTTTGACGTTGATGAGCCAAACGAACTGAGAAATTATTATGCTTATACAGGTTATCGATACCGAAAGAATAAAAACACCAATCTTGAGATAGAACCCTCTATTCTATTTAAAATGTTCGAAAGTGACGGGCGTTCAGAAACTGATTTAAACCTAAAGTTCAGATGGTACGATTTTGAAGATTATTACTATACCGGTGTAAACTATCGTTTCTTAAACGACCAAATCGGCGACCCATTGTATATTGCTCCGTTCGCAGGTCTTAAAAAGAGCAATTTTTACTTCGGATATTCATATCAGATTATACTTAACGAAATTATAACCTACAGCACAGGTACACATGTAGTAACCATTGGTGTAGATCTCTTTCAAGGTTTAAGTAATTGTCGCTGTACCTACTAA